In a genomic window of Nocardia fluminea:
- the eccCa gene encoding type VII secretion protein EccCa: MSTVRFQRRARREMPRTPGGEVTLQPPPEIPRITPGSLLMKLMPVVMVVGMVGMMALMFTQGSGMLSNPMSMMFPMMMIMSMVTMFGQGGGKGAKAAEANEDRKDYLRYLDQVRKDVDETAKQQRAAVEWSHPEPGLIWMLAGTSRMWERRSGDKDFCHARIGLGGQRLATRLVAPETGPVEELEPIAAVSLRRFVRAHSTVPDLPTAIAVKGFGTVALDGDRAQARDMTRAMLLQLCMFQAPDQVLVAVVCGPDTAREWEWTKWLPHTQHPDSQDGIGTQRMFYGSIREAMSGLHPLLGNRVRYSRNQPNNPNMVHVVIVVDGGLLEAEDDQLRESGYEGVTIIDLCNYAPRLAVSRGIKMVVEDGECLGRGATGNQERFATIDRVSAEQAQQLARRLAPYRAATQRSSDVETDETETISTWSQLMSLGDIGNFNPASAWRPRYGRERLRVPFGIGADGAPVELDIKEAAENGMGPHGLCIGATGSGKSEFLRTLVLSLLATHSPDQLNLVLVDFKGGATFLGLDGVPHVAAVITNLEDEADLVDRMKDALAGEMNRRQEVLRQAGNFANVSEYEKARAAGADLDPLPALFVVLDEFSELLTQHPDFAELFVMIGRLGRSLQVHLLLASQRLEEGKLKGLESHLSYRIGLKTFSANESRQVLGVPDAYNLPSTPGGGYLKSDSGEIQRFQASYVSGPYVGGGSAREVTSAGIVGGEIDVNARPFAATHVGFRAADRVPLPVEAEFEPEPVGDENEQMSNLNMLVSRIAGHGRPAHEIWLPPLDEAPTMDQLVPRSILTGEFAAIATLRAPMGIVDRPYDQRRDPFVVDLSGSRGNVAIVGGPQSGKSTALRSMIMAMALTHTAEQVQFYCLDFGGGTLTSLQGLPHVGSVASRLDEDQVRRTVAEMTTIVRTREAKFRQLGIESMVEFRRLRSMDPASSPAAQGAHEDPFGDVFLVIDGYGSIRQDFDALEQVIMNLAVQGLSYGVHVVIALARWAEARPALKDQIGTRIELRLGDPMDSDLGRKFASLVPQGRPGRGMTAECLHMLTALPRIDGSSDPSNLGQAVSSAVETIARMTPGRPAPQVRMLPDQLPREQLLYLAGNWPSRVDPATKCLRIPIGINEAELAPVYIDFAESPHFIIIGDSESGKTTLLRSIIEGIAASNTPNEARFIVGDYRRSMLGIIPEGYQAGYGSTAPQFTQNMADLAAYVAKRTPGPEVTPQQLRERSWWSGPELYVLVDDYDLVATSSGNPVSALVEHLPHARDLGFHLIIARRSGGASRAMYEATLARMKDLGSAALVMSCSKDEGVMVGTTRPGPKPAGRGTFVTRNTEGLVQTAWMPQPE, translated from the coding sequence ATGAGCACCGTCAGGTTCCAGCGCCGTGCCCGGCGCGAGATGCCGCGTACACCGGGTGGCGAGGTCACGTTGCAGCCGCCGCCGGAGATCCCGCGGATCACCCCTGGCAGCCTGCTGATGAAGCTCATGCCCGTCGTGATGGTAGTCGGCATGGTCGGCATGATGGCGCTGATGTTCACCCAGGGCAGCGGCATGCTGTCCAACCCGATGTCGATGATGTTCCCGATGATGATGATCATGTCGATGGTCACCATGTTCGGCCAGGGTGGTGGCAAGGGCGCCAAGGCCGCTGAAGCCAACGAGGACCGCAAGGATTACCTGCGCTATCTCGATCAGGTCCGTAAGGATGTCGACGAAACCGCCAAGCAGCAGCGCGCCGCCGTCGAGTGGAGCCACCCCGAGCCCGGCCTGATCTGGATGCTCGCGGGCACCAGCCGGATGTGGGAGCGCCGCTCCGGCGACAAGGATTTCTGCCACGCGCGCATCGGCCTCGGCGGCCAGCGCCTCGCGACCAGGCTGGTAGCCCCCGAGACCGGTCCCGTCGAAGAACTCGAGCCCATCGCCGCGGTGTCGCTGCGCCGTTTCGTCCGTGCGCATTCCACGGTTCCCGACCTGCCCACCGCCATCGCGGTCAAGGGCTTCGGCACCGTGGCCCTCGACGGCGACCGTGCCCAGGCGCGCGACATGACGCGCGCGATGTTGTTGCAGCTGTGCATGTTCCAGGCGCCCGACCAGGTGCTCGTCGCCGTGGTCTGTGGCCCGGACACCGCTCGCGAGTGGGAGTGGACCAAGTGGCTCCCGCACACCCAGCACCCCGATTCCCAGGACGGCATCGGCACCCAGCGCATGTTCTACGGCTCCATTCGCGAGGCGATGAGCGGCCTGCATCCGCTGCTCGGCAACCGGGTGCGCTACTCGCGTAACCAGCCGAACAACCCGAACATGGTGCACGTGGTGATCGTCGTCGACGGTGGCCTGCTCGAGGCCGAGGACGACCAGTTGCGCGAGTCCGGGTACGAGGGTGTCACCATCATCGACCTGTGCAATTACGCACCGCGCCTTGCTGTTTCGCGTGGCATCAAAATGGTCGTCGAAGACGGCGAGTGCCTCGGTCGCGGTGCCACCGGCAACCAGGAACGCTTCGCCACCATCGACCGGGTCAGTGCCGAGCAGGCCCAGCAGCTCGCCCGCAGGCTCGCGCCCTATCGCGCCGCGACCCAGCGCAGCAGCGATGTCGAGACCGACGAGACCGAGACGATCTCCACCTGGTCGCAGCTGATGAGCCTGGGCGACATCGGCAACTTCAACCCGGCCAGCGCGTGGCGTCCACGCTACGGCCGCGAACGTCTGCGCGTGCCGTTCGGCATCGGCGCCGACGGCGCCCCGGTGGAGCTCGACATCAAGGAAGCCGCCGAGAACGGCATGGGCCCGCACGGCCTGTGCATCGGCGCGACCGGTTCCGGTAAGTCGGAATTCCTGCGCACGCTGGTGCTCAGCCTGCTCGCCACCCACTCGCCCGACCAGCTCAACCTGGTCCTCGTCGACTTCAAGGGTGGTGCGACCTTCCTCGGCCTCGACGGCGTCCCGCACGTCGCCGCGGTCATCACCAACCTCGAGGACGAAGCCGACCTCGTCGACCGTATGAAGGACGCGCTGGCCGGCGAGATGAACCGCCGCCAGGAAGTTCTGCGCCAAGCGGGCAACTTCGCCAACGTCTCCGAATACGAGAAGGCCCGCGCGGCGGGCGCGGACCTCGACCCGCTGCCCGCGCTGTTCGTCGTGCTCGACGAGTTCTCCGAACTGCTCACCCAGCACCCCGATTTCGCGGAACTGTTCGTGATGATCGGCCGCCTCGGCCGCTCGCTGCAGGTCCACCTCCTGCTCGCCTCGCAGCGTCTCGAGGAAGGCAAGCTCAAGGGCCTGGAATCACACCTGTCCTATCGCATCGGCCTGAAGACCTTCTCCGCCAACGAGTCCCGGCAGGTCCTCGGCGTCCCCGACGCCTACAACCTGCCGAGTACCCCCGGTGGCGGTTACCTGAAGTCCGACTCGGGCGAGATCCAGCGCTTCCAGGCCTCGTACGTCTCCGGCCCATATGTCGGTGGTGGTTCGGCCCGCGAGGTCACCAGTGCCGGCATCGTCGGTGGCGAAATCGACGTCAACGCCCGGCCTTTCGCCGCGACCCACGTCGGTTTCCGTGCCGCCGATCGGGTCCCGCTGCCGGTGGAGGCCGAGTTCGAGCCGGAGCCGGTCGGCGACGAGAACGAGCAGATGTCGAACCTGAACATGCTCGTCTCGCGTATCGCGGGCCACGGCCGTCCCGCCCACGAGATCTGGCTGCCGCCGCTCGACGAGGCGCCGACGATGGATCAGCTCGTCCCGCGCTCGATCCTCACCGGCGAGTTCGCCGCGATCGCCACCCTGCGTGCTCCGATGGGCATCGTCGACCGCCCCTACGACCAGCGCCGCGACCCCTTCGTGGTCGACCTGTCGGGTTCGCGAGGCAATGTCGCGATCGTCGGCGGTCCGCAGTCGGGCAAGTCGACCGCCCTGCGTTCGATGATCATGGCGATGGCGTTGACCCACACCGCCGAGCAGGTCCAGTTCTACTGCCTCGACTTCGGTGGCGGTACGCTGACCAGCCTGCAGGGCCTGCCGCACGTCGGTTCGGTGGCAAGCCGTCTCGACGAGGACCAGGTCCGGCGCACTGTCGCCGAGATGACCACGATCGTTCGCACCCGCGAGGCGAAGTTCCGTCAGCTCGGCATCGAGTCGATGGTCGAGTTCCGTCGGCTGCGTTCGATGGACCCGGCGTCGAGCCCGGCCGCCCAGGGCGCACACGAGGATCCGTTCGGTGACGTGTTCCTGGTCATCGATGGTTACGGCTCGATCCGTCAGGACTTCGACGCGCTCGAGCAGGTCATCATGAACCTTGCGGTGCAGGGTCTTTCGTATGGCGTGCACGTGGTGATCGCGCTCGCCCGTTGGGCGGAAGCCCGTCCCGCGCTCAAGGACCAGATCGGTACCCGCATCGAGCTGCGCCTCGGTGACCCGATGGACTCCGACCTCGGCCGCAAGTTCGCGTCGCTGGTTCCGCAGGGTCGCCCCGGTCGCGGTATGACCGCCGAGTGCCTGCACATGCTCACCGCGTTGCCGCGGATCGACGGTTCCTCCGATCCGTCCAATCTGGGCCAAGCGGTGTCGTCCGCGGTCGAGACGATCGCCCGGATGACACCCGGCCGTCCCGCCCCGCAGGTCCGCATGCTGCCCGACCAGCTGCCCCGCGAACAACTGCTCTACCTGGCAGGCAACTGGCCCTCGCGCGTCGATCCGGCAACCAAGTGCTTGCGTATCCCGATCGGTATCAACGAGGCCGAGCTCGCTCCGGTCTATATCGATTTCGCGGAAAGCCCGCACTTCATCATCATCGGCGACTCCGAGTCCGGTAAGACCACGCTGTTGCGCTCGATCATCGAGGGCATCGCAGCATCGAATACGCCCAACGAGGCGAGGTTCATCGTCGGTGACTACCGCCGCTCGATGCTGGGCATCATCCCCGAGGGATACCAGGCCGGATACGGTTCCACCGCACCGCAATTCACTCAGAACATGGCCGACCTCGCGGCCTACGTCGCCAAGCGGACCCCCGGTCCCGAAGTGACGCCGCAGCAGCTGCGTGAGCGTTCGTGGTGGAGCGGTCCCGAGCTGTATGTGCTCGTCGACGACTACGACCTGGTCGCCACCTCGTCGGGCAACCCGGTGTCGGCGCTCGTCGAGCATCTGCCGCACGCCCGGGACCTCGGCTTCCACCTGATCATCGCGCGCCGCTCGGGCGGCGCCAGCCGCGCCATGTACGAGGCGACACTGGCCCGGATGAAGGACCTCGGTTCGGCCGCACTCGTGATGAGCTGCAGCAAAGACGAAGGCGTCATGGTCGGCACCACCCGTCCCGGCCCCAAGCCCGCCGGGCGTGGCACCTTCGTCACGCGTAATACCGAGGGCCTGGTCCAGACCGCCTGGATGCCGCAGCCGGAATGA
- the eccD gene encoding type VII secretion integral membrane protein EccD, translating to MTHARLDHVEEDSARGIVRAPDLARVTILAKHTQVDMAIPVDVPVALVIPSVVDMVAQHSRSNDFDNDGERYEPAEWVLARIGHPPFSNSLSLGEQGVRDGELLMLESASHAAPTPLFDDIMYNVAVADAEHYRSWTPKTARVTGSVLAALTMLVGCFGLLAAPDALPFWVSGSLALFVAILCVVAGTVLSRMYRDASAALVLAGCALPTAFTGGMLLVPDHYGAAHLLLGFALLGSIAVLAWRVTGIGLALFIGTATISVFGVPAALVGLLTDQPVKAIGAAVAALGLAGLSLAPRVSMLLAKLPLPPVPSPGTPIDPTEDDPDDHRALPTLDALRARSERARNYLAGLVSATTLVTVAGALLATDAGSEDPYWPGISLALVCAVVLMFRSRTYAGAEQAIVLIAGGSAIVLIMLVGVALEMRQPLVVFGAALVILISALVMGLIVPNQSATPPMRRAVELLEYAFVAAVLPLVFWVADLYSLVRGL from the coding sequence TTGACGCACGCGCGACTCGATCATGTGGAAGAGGACTCCGCACGCGGCATCGTTCGCGCGCCGGACCTCGCCCGAGTAACCATCCTGGCCAAGCACACGCAGGTGGACATGGCGATTCCGGTCGATGTGCCGGTCGCTCTCGTCATCCCCAGCGTGGTCGACATGGTCGCGCAGCACAGCCGCTCGAACGATTTCGACAACGACGGCGAACGCTACGAGCCCGCCGAATGGGTGCTCGCCCGCATCGGCCACCCCCCGTTCTCGAACTCGCTGAGCCTCGGCGAACAAGGCGTACGCGACGGCGAACTGCTCATGCTGGAAAGCGCCTCGCACGCGGCGCCGACGCCGCTGTTCGACGACATCATGTACAACGTCGCGGTCGCCGACGCCGAGCATTACCGCAGCTGGACGCCGAAGACGGCCCGCGTCACCGGTTCGGTCCTCGCCGCGCTCACCATGCTGGTCGGCTGTTTCGGTCTGCTGGCCGCGCCGGATGCGTTGCCGTTCTGGGTTTCCGGCTCGCTCGCGCTGTTCGTGGCGATCCTCTGCGTGGTGGCGGGCACCGTGCTCAGCCGCATGTACCGCGACGCCTCGGCCGCGCTCGTACTCGCGGGCTGCGCGCTGCCGACCGCGTTCACCGGCGGCATGCTGCTGGTCCCCGATCATTACGGCGCCGCACATCTGCTGCTCGGATTCGCGCTGCTCGGCTCCATCGCGGTGCTCGCCTGGCGGGTCACCGGTATCGGCCTCGCACTGTTCATCGGCACGGCGACCATCTCGGTGTTCGGCGTGCCCGCCGCTCTGGTGGGGCTGCTCACCGATCAGCCGGTCAAGGCGATCGGCGCGGCCGTCGCCGCGCTCGGATTGGCCGGACTCTCACTCGCGCCGCGTGTTTCGATGCTGCTGGCCAAACTGCCGTTGCCGCCGGTCCCCTCCCCCGGCACCCCGATCGATCCGACCGAGGACGACCCGGACGACCATCGCGCCCTGCCGACCCTCGATGCCCTGCGTGCCCGCTCGGAGCGGGCCCGTAACTACCTCGCCGGTCTGGTCAGCGCGACCACGCTGGTCACCGTCGCCGGTGCGCTGCTGGCGACCGACGCGGGCTCCGAAGATCCCTACTGGCCCGGTATCTCGCTCGCGCTGGTGTGCGCGGTGGTGCTGATGTTCCGCAGCCGCACCTACGCTGGCGCCGAACAGGCCATCGTGTTGATCGCGGGTGGCTCGGCGATCGTGCTGATCATGCTGGTCGGCGTCGCGCTCGAAATGCGCCAGCCCCTGGTCGTTTTCGGTGCCGCGCTGGTGATTCTGATCTCGGCACTGGTGATGGGCCTGATCGTGCCGAATCAGTCCGCGACGCCGCCGATGCGCCGGGCCGTCGAACTGCTCGAGTACGCGTTCGTCGCCGCGGTGCTGCCGCTGGTGTTCTGGGTCGCCGATCTCTACTCGCTGGTTCGCGGGCTGTGA